In Kwoniella pini CBS 10737 chromosome 4, complete sequence, one DNA window encodes the following:
- a CDS encoding iron sulfur cluster assembly protein 1, mitochondrial, with protein MMRNALLRSTATASAAVASSSIRPAIRFASRPVILNAQSNIQQGQRRMYHEKVIDHYENPRNVGNLPKGDQDVGTGLVGAPACGDVMKLQIRVGEDGVISEVKFKTFGCGSAIASSSYMTERVKGMTLEQAGAVKNTEIAKELCLPPVKLHCSLLAEDAIKSAIKDYQTKRAKRLSTANSPPPSLGSSPQVATA; from the exons ATGATGCGAAACGCTCTTTTACGATCTACAGCTACTGCTTCAGCTGCagtagcttcttcatctattaGACCAGCGATTCGATTCGCCTCTCGACCCGTTATTCTTAATGCTCAATCAAATATCCAACAAGGTCAAAGGAGGATGTATCATGAGAAGGTCATTGATCATTACGAAAACCCTCGAAAT GTAGGCAACCTCCCAAAAGGTGATCAAGATGTAGGAACTGGTCTTGTTGGTGCCCCAGCATGTGGAGA TGTGATGAAACTGCAAATTCGAGTCGGAGAGGATGGTGTCATTTCCGaagtcaaattcaagaCTTTCGGTTGTGGTTCAGCTAtcgcttcttcatcatacaTGACTGAAAGAGTTAAGGGAATGACACTTGAACAAGCCGGTGCCGTCAAGAACACTGAGATTGCTAAGGAATTATGTTTACCTCCTGTTAAAC TACACTGCTCTTTACTTGCTGAGGATGCCATCAAGTCAGCTATCAAGGACTACCAAACCAAGAGAGCCAAGCGACTCTCGACTGCTA